The Lacerta agilis isolate rLacAgi1 chromosome 14, rLacAgi1.pri, whole genome shotgun sequence sequence GTTACAATAGTTCATGATTTTTGGTTCCTTTGTTAATGCTGGGCATTATGGGTTTGATTGCAAGGAATGAGAAATACACAGAAATGGgttttgttgaattttttttagcCAGCTTTTATTTCAGACAGTGCATAACGACCCCCTTTGTAGTAGAGAAGGTGCATTTCCTGAAACAGCATCATATCCACCTTTAAGAAATTACACTGTTCTCCACTTTGGGGGCAGAGACCTTTAAGAAAGTAGATGGATGTGGTTATCAAAGGAAATCAATCTGActtaaataccatatttttccatgtataagatgcccccatgtataagacgccccctacttttggggaccccaaattagAAAAATAGGCATATGCACtatcagtgtataagacgcccccagatttttaaccttattttaaagtaaaaaacaacaactagtcttatacacagaaaagtatggtaaatATAATCTATAGTTACCTTCTCcagatacacacatacacatacaggaATAAAACACACATAACATATTATTatatatcttttttattttagtatATATATTTAAGTACATAGAAGATAGGTCAGCTGTGATTATGTTGTCTGATCTTTTCCAGGCaccttgattttattttatttttagctttgCACATGTAGGAATTATTTAAATAGAAAGAGTGAACTAGCTGGTTTGGGTCATTCTATATTTCTAAACTAAAATACCCACAAATATACACACCTGGCCTATAGTCTATATgtcatacatacaaacaaagcaacaacaacagaaaattaAACATGTGTGGCATCTACCTATTTGCTAATTTGTGGAAAGAATCATAGAAGCTTTCACTCAAGTTACAACCTGGGTTCTAAAACCATGTGTCAGGATATCCTTAGTGGGTTTGAAAACACATTTATGAAGGTAGTGAGTGCCAAAACTTTTAAAATTGGGCACTACTGCAAGAAGACAAGCAACAACTGGGAGTTCCTCACTCCATCGCTCTCACACACAGGAATACACACtctcttacacacaaacacaccaaggaAAAACTTCCTCAGACCAATACCTAGAACATTTGGCTTCCAGTTCTGTTCTGCCTGAATAGAGGCTGCCTCCATGACAGCAAGAGATTGTTggcgaaggaaaaacaaggatggtTGCAAATTGCCcccagggagaggggggaatgggCTTCACTCACAGTTCATCTTGGTACCTGGCTCTGGCTCCGGCATGGaattttgggggcagggaggtgctgagtgcaaaagcacttcgtCTGTTGAAAACCCTCCAATGctaccattaagaagcagaggtttttCTGTTAATTAGAGCTTCATTGGACTAAAGTACAGATGTgtgctagaagagatgagatcacaaactgcagaccaaaccaactgcaaggactttaaggtttgaacttgagataagacttcatttggtgcaaaagaccgggggggggggagcctacggtttctttatttaaatatttttttctctctacATTTATGATTAAACAACCTGAAAATATAGAATATCATAAAACCACCAAATCTAGCATGCAGGGGTGAGTTTATCTAAATTAAATCATTCGTTATTTAAACgtttggtattaataattgtattataaatggGTATTGTTATAATGACACTACTATTgaactgtaattgaaaactaataaaaaatattatatatagagagagaaaatacctAGAACATCTATGTAGGTCCTGTTGTTAGGCAAGTGATAGAAGATCATGAGGGCCAGGACAATTGGATGGTACACATGCATTTTATATTTACTCCCAGTGTTTCCCATAATGTTCaagcaaataaatttaaaatgagtTAAAATATCTGCTGTTATATGACTCTCCTTTTTGTTTAGATGCTAGATGAAGTATTGGGCAGGGGGTTCTAGAGGATTAACACGCACgcactcaaacaaacaaacacaccaggCAGCATACTACGAGATAACAAGTTTCATTGTAGGGGCTTcagttttttaattaattttctcaaAGCCCCCTTTAGTTCTTTGTTCCTTAAGCTGTAAATGATGGGATTTATCAATGGAGGCACCACAGAATAGAGAACAGCAGCTACAAGGTCTCGACCAACTGAGGATGCTGACCTTGGTCTTGTATAAGTAAAAGCTCCAGTGCCCAGAAACAAACAGACAATGATTAGGTGTGGGAGGCAGGTGGAGAAGGCTTTGTACCTTCCTTGGGTAGAAGGGATCTTTAGCACAGTGGAGAAGATGTAAACATAGGAAACTAGTATGATAGAAAAGCACATAGATGCCAATGAATAACCCAGGACATACATTAAGATATCATTGACGTACGTGTCCGAACAAGAGATCTTCAGCAGTTGTGGGACATCACAGAAAAACTGTCCAATGGTGTTAGATTTGCAGAAGGATAACCTGAAGGTATTAGTTGTATGCACAACAGAATAAAGCATGCTACCAATCCAGCAACCAGCTgccatttctacacacacacaccagctcatGAGCACCCTGTAATACAAGGGGTGGCAGATTGCAGCATAGCGGTCATAAGCCATTGCTGTGAGTAAGAACAATTCTGCATCTGCAAAAGTGATGACCAGGTAGACCTGAGCAACACACCCTGAGTAGGAAATCTGTCTGGAGTTGATCAAAGAGTTCACCATGGATTTGGGAATGGTGACAGAGATATAGGAGATGTCAAGAAAGGAAAGGTTCGCAAGGAAGAAGTACATAGGGGAGTGGAGGTTGTGATCAAGGCCTACAGTCGTAATGATGAGAAGGTTTCCTACCAGAGTTGTCAAGTATATAAGAAGAAATGTGGCAAAATGTAGGAGCTGCAGCTCCCGTGTGTTCGAAAATTCCAGAAGCAAGAATTCACCCACAGAAGTATGATTGGACATTTCTGATGCAGAAGCAATCCCCtgttaaaacaagcaaacagaacagaacagaacaccatATATTGTTGCTTATGGAAACAGAAGTAGGAAAACTGGGTGGTAGCACATTATTTGTTTAacagcatttatataccacttgctAGGACAAAATACCTCTATGTGCCTTACAACAGAATCTAAAACagtctttaaaaatacaaatgaaaacaaatattgaacagaaatttaaaacacttaCTAAAAATAAATGCCAAAAGCACATTACATGCCTGGGTAGGTTTTCTGGAACAAAAAGGCTTTTAGCAGGCACTGGAAACAATACCATGAAGGCTCctgcaggaagttccaaagtgtatGTCCTGCCATatgaaatgattgattgattgattgattgattgattgattgcaaatGTGGAATGAGCATTATGCGGCATTTGGAAAAGTGCCAGTTCCAAATGTCTAATCAGAGTTGAATTTagggcactgagccaagggggTGCTGCAGGATGCCACGACTATGACATAGCGCACATGCAGATTGAAAGGCAGGGGGCATCAAATTTGGGCCTCACACAAGATGCTGATGAAATTTAATAGACCAAATCTGACCCTGTTCTAAGGCATCGGGTGTGCCCGTATGGGGTGGGGCGATCCTTGGTGTAACATAATCATGTCTTTTAAAGATGCActaaaggaagaatggaaaggATTAGTGTGGCCACAGAGAAAAAACCTTGTACAAATTCACATTAGAAAAGTGCATGATTCCCAAGGACCTCACCAGTCTGACCATAATGGATCTGTAAACAGCAGGTAACTTTTTGCTGACCTTATCCACGAGCCCTAAACTAAGACCAACATACAGGTACATAGTTTTGCCAGCCCAAtttcaccccccccacacacaaatcaTCAATGTATTGTGAAGTAAACCTATGCAAGCTATACAATTTTCCCCTCAAGCATAAAGTGCATTGAGttgtctttaaaatatttaaaaaggtaaaggtaaagggacccctgaccattaggtccagtcgcagacgactctggggttgcggcgctcgtctcactttattggccaagggagccggcgtacagcttctgggtcatgtggccagcatgactaagccgcttctggcgaaccagagcagcgcatggaaatgctgtttaccttcccagagcagtacctatttatctacttgcactttgacgtgctttcaaactgctaggttggcaggaacagggaccaagcaacgggagttcaccccgtctcagggattcaaaccgctgaccttctgatcggcaagccctaggctctgtggtttcacatagcgccacccgcattcctcAAAATATTTAGTTTAAtccaaatcattaaaaatgatggtGCCAAAGGATAAAGAGCAGCATGCAAATACAGGCAAAAGTATTTTCTGTGTATTGTAATTTTACCTTTCTGGTGATATATGGTGGTATGTCTGGGGGGAAATGTAGATATTTAAAAAGGTGCAATAACAATCTTCTAATGACTGTGCAAAATTGCCCGCTTCAAAGCCAGAGTTGGAAGTTCTTCGAGCAGCCATAGAATGAAGACCACCTGCAAGAAAGGCAGTAAGTAGCATTTGACAAAACACGTGATGACAAAAATCGGAATCATTAGCAGGGCTCTTGTGAAAATCTGTGTTCCACATAGGGAGTTTAATTCCCTAAGGCCAACATGAACTATATTCTGTCTCATTGGCATCTTATCCCTGAGGTTTATTATTCACGATGAATGCTCTACTGTTTTAGAATCTCGAACAGTTATCACAGATTGGAAGAGTGAGCAGCCTATGGTCTGATGGTCACATCTTGGCCTAGTTTCATGCAGGTGACAAGGAGaggaacaatgggggggggagtgacaggaAGAGAGGGAGTGAGGGAGCAGaaagaggaaaagggaatagaatCTCAACTTTTGGCACTGCCCACATTTAGCTCTGAAGTTACCATTGCTGGTGTCAACCCACCCAACTGACAACATATGGCAAGGAGGCATCCCTCAATGAACTGTGTCATTCTACAGAGAAAATGTTAATTTCCTCTGCTATATGGTGTGTGCCTTCTCAGTTCTCTGGATCCCTATGTAAACAAAACTATAGAAAACTATACTCTCCACACACAAGAGAAGAGGTATCAGTAGCCTAaattgaggtggggtgggggttgtgggaTCCGTTGGGGtcagacgtttagaagacatctgaaggcagccctgtttaggaaagtttttaatatttgttgttttactgtgtttttaatattcttctgGCAGCTGCCtagagaggctggggaaatccagccagataggtgggggtatgaatgaatgaatgaatgaatgaatgaatgaatgaataaataggcAGTCATCCAGGGCTGAACCCTGTCATGGTGCAAGCCAAGCTGGCAAAGTCTCACTGGGCATCTGGGCTAAGGATTCCAGGCAGGCAGAGACCCAACCCAAGCTTGGGGCATGCCAAGGCCAACCCTCCCCTCAGGTCCCTTATGGGGCCCCCTTTCACTATGTTGATCCTTCCTAATACCATTTTTCACCCCTATACATACAACATCATTCTGCCTAACAAAAGGAAACCATACATTTTATTGAGGGAAAGGTGGAAAAACCCCAACCAAGAGTCAATCAGGTtgaaagggggtgggaatcattTCCAGCCCTGTCAACCAGCAACCAAAATAGCTGTGTAAAGGCTCTAACACAAGGGCTGGTGGGCAGGAAGTTTGAAGGGCAAAATTGCCCTAATCACTGGTGTGGGAAGACATATATAGGCTTTTCTCCTCTCAACCTCCTGCGAGGGCCtgtgggcagtgccagatttatgtataggctaaggaGGCTGAagcttagggcctctaaatcttGGGGGCTCaccagcctgcccgctccccagcagacaacctcccctcccccaaaattgcAAGTCCaatacttcatgtgagggcaggacaacatgggcctctaaatctagggggcctcgcaaGCCTGCCCACTGcccagtgccacagtctcccctctcccaaaattgtaaacccaagattTCATGCAAAGgtagggcaactcaggcccagcaactatgagacccGTGGCTAGCCAGTGGGACCCAATTTGAAGCTGTGGGGCAcaactttaatttttttgtagggccccagttcacaaccaaagtctgcaaaaacatatagatataaataaaatccatctataTTGCCttggtgccggggggggggggcttaggagCGGCACACAGgacccaatttggccaaattgcttcATTTGCCTTAAGGTCAGCTCTGATGAGACTGTGCATGGGTTGGACTGACAAAgtcctgcaccttctaggtccctggtgtcactattcagagtacagagcTCAGCCCTTCCACTGTTAACtaaacaccccctgctgtgcagataa is a genomic window containing:
- the LOC117057866 gene encoding olfactory receptor 14A16-like → MSNHTSVGEFLLLEFSNTRELQLLHFATFLLIYLTTLVGNLLIITTVGLDHNLHSPMYFFLANLSFLDISYISVTIPKSMVNSLINSRQISYSGCVAQVYLVITFADAELFLLTAMAYDRYAAICHPLYYRVLMSWCVCVEMAAGCWIGSMLYSVVHTTNTFRLSFCKSNTIGQFFCDVPQLLKISCSDTYVNDILMYVLGYSLASMCFSIILVSYVYIFSTVLKIPSTQGRYKAFSTCLPHLIIVCLFLGTGAFTYTRPRSASSVGRDLVAAVLYSVVPPLINPIIYSLRNKELKGALRKLIKKLKPLQ